The segment CGAAAATTATGCGCCAACATTATTAGGTTCCATTCCAACGATGGGAGAAGCTGCTGCTGCTGAAGTAGTAGAATCGGCTGTTGCTGCTTATAACAACGGACAAGGATTGTGGCCAACGATGAAAGTCATTGACCGTATCAGATGCATGGAGAATTTTGTTACGCAAATGAAAGCTGCCCGTAGCGAAGTAGTCAAATATTTGATGTGGGAAATCGGAAAATCATTACCTGATTCAGAGAAGGAATTTGACAGAACGGTTGAATACATTTATGACACAATTGAGGATTACAAAGAATTAGACAGAAACAATGCGCGATTCACCAAAAGCCAAGGCGTGAATGCCATGGTTCGACGTGGGCCATTGGGAGTTGTGCTGTGTCTTGGACCTTATAATTATCCTTTGAACGAAACTTTTTCATTGCTAATTCCCGCCATCATCATGGGAAATACGGTGATTTTTAAACCCGCAAAACACGGCGTTTTATTGATTTCGCCATTGCTTGAAGCGTTTAAAAGCAGTTTTCCAAAAGGCGTTATCAATATCGTTTACGGCAGAGGAAGAGAAGTGGCTTCACCTATTATGAAATCGGGGAAAGTAGATATTCTTGCTTTGATTGGAAATAGCAAATCGGCAATTGCTTTGCAGGATTTGCATCCAAATAAAAACCGTTTGCGTTTGATTTTGGGATTGGAAGCTAAAAATCCCGCGATTATTTTGCCAGATGCGGATTTGGATTTGGCAATTCAGGAATGCATTATGGGAACGTTGTCTTTCAATGGGCAACGTTGTACAGCCTTGAAAATTCTTTACGTACACGAATCAATTGCGGCGGAATTCAACAGAAGATTTACGGATAAAGTTGATGCACTTCCTTTTGGAAATCCATGGGAGAAAGGCGTTTCATTGACACCATTACCCGAAAAAGACAAACCCGATTATATTCAGGAATTAATTGATGATGCTATAACTAAAGGTGCTAAAGTCATTAATGCAAAAGGTGGAGAACGTTCGGATAATTATATTTTTCCAGCTGTTTTATTTCCGATAAACAAAGAAATGCGTGTGTATCACGAAGAGCAATTTGGGCCTGTGATTCCAATTATAACTTTCAAAGACATTCAGGAACCGTTGAATGATATGGCAGAATCAAACTATGGACAACAAGTGAGTTTGTTTGGGAAAGACATTAAAACCATTGCGCCGCTTATTGACACTTTGGTGAATTTGGTTTGCCGTGTGAATTTAAACAGTTCCTGTCAACGTGGTCCGGATGTGTATCCGTTTACGGGAAGAAAAGATTCGGCTGTGGGAACCTTGAGTATTCATGATGCCTTGCGTTCGTTTTCTATTCGAACGTTTGTAGCTTCCAAAGACAATGCGTATAACAATGCGATTTTACAGGAATTGCTCAATAGTAAGGAATCGAATTTTATAAATACTGATTATATTTTATAACAAAAAAGCCCCGAGCAATCGGGACTTTTTTATAAAATTTATTTCTTCGCTGTCGCTTCTTCATAGCGTTCGGAAACTTTTTTCCAATTGATTATTTTGAAGAAGTTGTCAATGTATCTTTTTCGTTTGTATTGATAATCTAAATAATAAGCATGCTCCCAAACATCGAGATTTAAAATTGGTGTGCCCGAAACGATTTGCTTTGGCATCAAAGGATTATCCTGATTTGGTGTACTGGTTACCTGTAATTTTCCTGTTTTATCAACAACCAGCCAAGCCCAACCTGAACCGAATTGTTTGTCGGCTGCATCAGTAAATTGTGTTTTAAACACATCAAATGAGCCAAAATCCCGGGTAATAAGTGTTGCTAACGTATCTTTAGGTTGTCCGCCTGATTTAGGTGCCATGCCTTCCCAAAACAAACTGTGATTGTAATAGCCACCGGCATTATTTTTTAAATCGGCATTGCTGCCATCACATTTTTTTAAGATGTCTTCAATGCTTAAATCGATTAATGTTGGATCTTCAACTACTAATTTATTTAGGTTGTTGGTATAGGTCAAATAATGTTTGGAATAATGCACTTCCATTGTTAGTATATCAATGCTTGGTTCAAGTTCATTGTATTGATAAGGTAATTTGGTAAGAGAAAATTGTCCCTCAATGGCGCTTACGTCATCAGGTTGCCCAATAGTGATTTTTTCTTCGGCTGATGGCAACGGCACTTCAACAACTTCGGTAAGTTTTTTTCTTTTGCAGGATGGTAGCAATAGTATAAAAGAAAAGCATAAAACAATTGAAAAAATCTTCTTCATAAATCTACTTTTTACTATTTGCAATTTCGTGTATTGCTTCTGTGTATAATTCTTTTGCTTCGTCAATGGATAGATGGCTAATTTGCATCCATGCATTAGTTTTAAAGGCATTTCGCAAGTCAAAATCAGCAGAGTTATTATAGTTAATAGTGCCAAAAGTTGCCTGCTTATAATAGGCATACAATCGCAATTGCACATCTTGCGGAAGCTCAGATTGTGACATTTTTGAAGCAATTTCTACTGCTTCCTGAAATCGAATTTCTAATTCTTTTTCGTCCATTTCAGCTTATTCTTTTATTGCAATAACTGTTTGGTTTCCAACAGCATTTTGCTGAAGTTTCACTTCTACTTTTGTTCCTAGTGGAAAATAGATATCGACTCTTGAGCCAAATTTAATAAATCCGGCATCGTCTCCTTGACGAACCTGCATTCCTTCTTCGGCATAATTTACAATTCTGCGAGCCAAAGCACCGGCAATCTGACGATAAAGAATTTCGCCAAATACTCGGCTTTCAATAACAACAGTGGTTCTTTCGTTTTCGGTACTTGCTTTTGGATGCCAGGCAACCAAATATTTTCCAGGATGGTATTTGCTGTATTTTATCTTTCCGCTAACACAATAGCGCGTCACGTGTACGTTTATTGGCGACATAAAAATGGAAACCTGTAACCGTTTGTCTTTGAAATATTCTTCTTCAAATACTTCTTCAATAACGACTACCTTTCCATCAACCGGAGCAAGAACAACTTTATCGTTTGCTTCTATTTTTCTATTCGGGTTTCTGAAAAATTGTAAAATTAGTAATAGAAATACCAAAGCCGCAATTTGGATGGTTTTTTCCAACCAGATTATTGAAGTCAACTTTGGTGCAAACAGCGTAATGATTACGGTTAACGTAGTTGCTATTAAAATAATTTTTCCGCCTTCTTTATGAAACATAATATAAGATTTGATAAAACAAATAAACAAATGGTGCTACAAATATAATACTATCTAGGCGATCTAGAATACCACCATGGCCAGGCATTATATTTCCGCTGTCTTTTACACCAGCGATTCTTTTAAATTTTGATTCGATTAAATCACCTAAAGTGCTGAATATACTGATGATTACAGCACTTATTGTCCAAATAATTATTGAAGTATAAAGGTAATTTGGTTTGGGTTGAAAATAAAATTTCGAAATTAAAATTCCTGCAATTACCGAAAATACAATTCCACCGATAAATCCTTCTACGGTTTTTTTAGGTGATATTCTTTCGATAAGCTTGTGTTTCCCAATTGATTTTCCAACGATATACGCAAAAGTATCATTTGTCCAAATCAGGATAAAAATACTGATAATTATTTTGGGTCTGAAGCTATTATAGGAAAACGGAATTTTTGTAATGATAATGAATGGAAGAATAACGTAACCAATGGTGTAAACGTATTTCGAAAGCGTGTCGAAAGTTTCTTTTTTTGAATTGAAAAGCAGCAATAAACATTTTATCGAAACGAATAGCGTTGCGATTAAAAGCAAAACATCATTTGTCTGATTTGTTCTAAATTGGGTCGCTAAACAATAGGCTGAAGTGCCTAAAAGAATCGGTGCTATTTTGTTTAAATGAACTAACTGGCAAAATTCATAAACAGCAATTATCATAAATATTCCGAATAGCAGATAAAAACTATTCACAGAATAGGAAGTGGCGATTATAAGCAGCGCAACATAAACTACACCAGATAATAATCTCTTTAGCGATTCGTTCATCTTATAAATCTTCTAGAAGCAGCAAATACAAGTTTTTCGCTGTGCTTCCATATTGAAGAAAGTCTTCGTCTTTTGCTTTCTCAAAATATTTTATAGTGGTAATATTTGTTGGATAGTCTTTTTCGTATTTCTTTTTAATCACACGAAGGCCATCACTTTTTGCCTCTAAAATTTGACTGGTTGTAGCTAAAATTATGATGTTGTTTGGCAAATCATTTGGCTTGTTTTGCTTAATTTGATTGGATGAAAAAAGCACTGAACCTTCATCAGCAATCAGGTTTTCGCAACTGGCAAATAAAAATTTCGGATTTACAGGTTTATCGTAGTGAAGTTTATTCTCGTCCAACATACTATAAAGCTTTGGCTCATAGCATAAGGCTTCGCATTCAAACCAATCATTTTCTTCTAAAATATTCAGAAATTGGTCTTTTACCTCGTTTAAGTTTTCACAATATAAAAACTTTCCGCCATTTTTTTTGAAGTTATATGTGAACTTTTCATCTACCGGAAGTAATGAAAAGCTGGAAGGAGCATTGTTGAATTCGCTTTGACTTTCTTCGTCAGAGGCATCATTACCGGTGCCAAAAATTTTTCTGAAAAGACTCATGCTTGTTTTGGTATAATCTAGGTTTAAAATTGAAATCCTTCAAAGATAAAAAAATCTTAATTCAAAAGTAAGTTTTGAATTAAGATTTTAAAAAAATGTTAAAAAACATTAGTTATACTAATTCCGTTTCTTCAGGCGGAAGGTTAAAAGGCCTTGCTCCAAAAATAGCTTCCAAATCATCTTTAAAAATAACTTCTTTTTCAATCAGGATAGCAGCAAGTTGTTCCAATTTTTCTTTGTTATCTTCCAGGATTTTTATAGCTCTTTGATATTCATTTTCAATTAGTTTTGAAATTTCTTTATCAATTACTAAGGCTGTTTCTTCTGAATAAGGTTTTGAGAAACTGTATTCACTTTGTCCCGTTGAATCGTAATAGGTTATATTTCCCAATTCATCATTCAATCCGTAGATGGTAACCATCGCTCTTGCTTGTCGGGTTACTTTTTCCAAATCGCTCAAAGCACCGGTTGAAATTTTACCAAAGACAACTTTTTCTGCTGCTCTTCCTCCCATAGTGGCGCACATTTCATCTAGCATTTGCTCCGTACGAACAATTAATCTTTCTTCAGGTAAATACCAGGCAGCACCTAAGCTTTGTCCTCTTGGAACAATCGTAACTTTTATCAATGGCGCAGCATGTTCCAGCATCCAGCTTACGGTAGCATGACCGGCTTCGTGAACAGCAATCGCGTGTTTCTCTTCGGTGGTTACGATTTTATTTTTCTTTTCTAATCCACCAACAATTCGGTCAACGGCATCTAAAAAGTCTTGTTTGTCAACCGCAGTTTTATTATTTCTGGCCGCAATTAAAGCTGCTTCGTTACAAACGTTTGCAATATCAGCACCCGAGAATCCCGGAGTTTGTTTGGCTAAAAATTCAGTATCTAAATTTTCTACTTTTTTAAGCGGAGCCAGATGCACTTCAAAGATTTCTTTTCTTTCTCTAATGTCCGGTAAGTCAACATAAATCTGTCTGTCAAAGCGACCTGCACGCATCAAGGCTTTGTCTAATACATCAGCTCTGTTGGTTGCCGCGATTACGATTACATGTGTATTGGTACCAAAACCGTCCATTTCGGTTAGTAATTGGTTCAAAGTATTTTCGCGTTCGTCATTACCGCCCGACATATTGTTTTTTCCTCTGGCTCTACCAACGGCATCAATTTCATCAATAAAGATTATAGATGGCGCTTTGTCTTTGGCTTGTTTGAATAAATCTCTAACACGGGAAGCACCAACACCAACAAACATTTCAACAAAATCGGAACCCGATAATGAGAAGAAAGGAACTTTAGCTTCACCGGCAACGGCTTTCGCTAATAATGTTTTTCCGGTTCCCGGAGGACCAACTAAAAGTGCGCCTTTTGGAATTTTTCCACCTAAAATGGTATACTTTTCAGGAGTCTTAAGAAATTCTACAATTTCCTGTATTTCTTCTTTAGCACCTTCTAAACCGGCAACGTCTTTAAAAGTGGTTTTAACTTCTGTTTTTTCGTCAAAAAGTTTGGCTCTCGATTTTCCAATATTGAAGATTTGACCTCCGCCACCGCCAGCTCCGCCAGACATTCTGCGCATAATCAATATCCAAAGACCAATGATGATTACAAAAGGTAAGATGCCCATTAAAAGTTCACCCCAATTGCTTTTGGCTTTGAAATCGTAATCTTTTATTTTACCTTCCTGAGCCGCTTTTTCAATTTTATTTTGGAAACTTTCGTCATTTCCTATATCGAAAGAGTAGTGTGGGCCTTTATTTACACCGCCCATCATGTCTTTTGCTACTTTGGCATTTGCCTTATCTTTCAGAGCTTCTTTTGTCAGGTAGGCTTCACCTTCTGTTTTGTTGTAGATGATTACTTTTTCAATTTGCCCTTTGTTTAGATACTCATTGAATTTTGCAGAGGATATTTTGGTAGTGTCCTGAAAACCGGAACCTCCGAAGTAGTTAAGTGCAATGAATCCGATGATTACTACAACGTATATTAACCACGGACTTATCTTGAAATTATTAGGTTTTTTTTCGTTAGCCATTTTATTCTATGAACTATTTTTTAATATTTATTTTGGATGGTAGTTATTTTGGCATCTCCCCAAAGTCCTTCTATGTTATAGAATTCGCGAATTTGTTTTTGGAAAACATGCACCACAATGTTTACATAATCCATTAAAACCCATTCGGCATTATCCGTTCCTTCAACGTGCCAAGGTTTATCTTTCAATTCTTTAGAAACTAATTTTTGGATGGAGTTAACAATCGCGTTAACTTGTGTATTCGAACTACCATTACAGATTATAAAGTAATCACAAACTGCTGTATCAATGGCTCTCAAATCGAGGATGTCAATATCATTTCCTTTTACTTCTTCTATGCCTTTTATGATGTTCGCCAAAAGAACATCTGAGTTAACCGTTTTCTTCGTCATTTATATTTATGTATGTTTTGCAAATGTATTACTTTTTGTCTTTATTTTTGCTTAACAAAAGTTTAAAATTCATTAATATTTACCATTGTAACATGCCTTTAATCAAACTCGATGCCATAGATTCGACGAATGACTTTCTAAAGCAATTGTTTAAAGATTCTGTGGTCGAAGATTATACGATTGTCATGGCTAATGAACAAACCAAAGGCAAAGGGCAAATGGGTGCCAAATGGATTTCTGAACCTGGTAAAAACCTTACTATGAGTGTTTTGGTTAAGGATGTCCATCTCAAAAATCAAAACATTTATGATTTTAATATTGCGGTTGCACTATCGGTATCGGATACTTTAAAAAAAATGGGGTTGCCTAACATTTCAATAAAATGGCCCAACGACATTATGTCAGATTCGAAGAAAGTGTCAGGGATTTTAATAGAAAATATCTTTAAGCATGACGGTAATTTTAATTCTGTCATCGGAATCGGATTGAATGTAAACCAAACTGATTTTAAAGATTTGCCTCAGGCAACTTCACTAAAATGCATCACTGGGAAAGATTACGACTTGGAAGAAATCGCGTTACTTTTGTCTGATTCTTTGCGGGGATTTATACAGGTATTAGCAAAACACCGTGAAATACTTTGGGATTTTTACCATCAAAATCTGTATAAATTAAATTATCCGTCGCCTTTTGAAGATAAAAATGGGAATCGTTTTATGGGCATCATCAAAAAAGTTACCCGCGATGGAAAACTTGAGGTTCTACTAGATGATGATAACGTAACTCATTACGATGTTAAAGAGATAAAAATGTTGTTTTAGTGTTTTAGAGTTATAGCAAATCCGTCGGCTATAGATTGATCAATAACAAGGCTGTCATTTGCTATCGAATAACATCCGTATTCAGCACCGTTGATATAGATACTTTCGGAGCAAGGCATTCCCGGGTTATTGGCGAAGTGATAATTATAAACCCCAGTCTCTAAAACATCCCACAAATTTGAATCAGTGTTATTATTGGTCACCGTTACAGTTTGTGTTATCGGATTAAAATCCCAAGTAATCATTCCTTCGGGGAAATCGTTGTTTATTCCGGCAAATGTTCCGCTTACGTTAACTAATTTCCATTGTCCGGTAACGGTATCATGTGCTGAAGTATTTGAATCTTTGCTACATCCAACCAATAAAAGGGTCATTAAAATTCCTAAAATCGAGAGTTGCTTTTTCATTTTCTTATTGTTTTTTATCGAGATACTTTCGCTTAAAAATGGTTGCGCTGGAGAATTAAAAAAATGTAAATCAAGATAACATTAAATTGAAAATAATTCTTTTTCTTTGGAGCTAAATTAATTACTTTTGTGGCACATTTAGCTGAATCAGTTCAGTATCTCACAATCTAACTCATTATTATGAACATACACGAATATCAAGGTAAAGAAATTTTAGCCAGCTATGGCGTACGAGTTCAACGTGGTATTGTTGCCAACAATCCGGTAGAAGCTGTGGCTGCGGCCAAACAATTAACGGCAGAAACAGGAACCGGTTGGCATGTTATCAAAGCCCAAATTCACGCAGGTGGAAGAGGAAAAGGCGGTGGCGTAAAATTGGCAAAAAACATACAGCAGGTTGAAGAAATATCAGAGCAAATTATTGGGATGATGTTAAAAACACCTCAAACTCCACCAGAAGGAAAACGAGTGCACAAAATTTTGATTGCTGAAGATGTTTATTATCCTGGAGAAAGTGAAACCAAAGAGTTTTACGTGTCTGTTCTTTTAAATAGAGCAAAAGCAAGAAACATGATTATGTATTCTACCGAAGGCGGAATGGATATCGAAGAAGTTGCTGAACACACACCGCATTTAATCTTTACAGAAGAAATTGATCCTTCAGTTGGGTTACAAGGTTTCCAGGCACGTAGAATTGCCTTCAATCTTGGACTTTCAGGAAACGCTTTCAAGGAAATGGTAAAGTTTATAGATTCATTATATAATGCTTATGTAGGTTCCGATGCTTCCATGTTTGAAATAAATCCGGTTTTAAAAACGTCGGATAATAAAATTTTGGCTGTTGATGCCAAAGTAAATATTGATGACAACTCCTTGTATCGTCAGGCAAAATATGCTGACATGCGCGACATTCGTGAAGAAAATCCAATTGAAGTGGAAGCCAAAGAAGTTGGCCTGAACTATGTTGACCTTGACGGAACTGTTGGCTGTATGGTTAACGGTGCCGGATTAGCAATGGCAACAATGGATTTGATTAAATATGCAGGTTTTGAACCGGCAAATTTCCTTGACGTTGGTGGTACTGCAGATGCAAAACGTGTTGAAACTGCGTTTAGAATTATCTTGAAAGATCCAAACGTAAAAGCAATTTTGATTAATATTTTTGGTGGAATTGTTCGTTGCGACAGAGTTGCACAAGGTGTTGTTGATGCTTACAAAAATATGGGTGATGCTATAAAAGTGCCAATCATTGTACGTCTTCAGGGAACTAATGCTGAAATTGCAAAAGAGTTAATTGATAATTCAGGAATGCCAATTTTATCAGCTACACAATTTCAGGAAGCTGCGGACCAGGTTAAAGCTGCTTTGTCATAAAGAAATAAATATATTTAGAAAAAAAATCCTGAGTTAAAGCTCGGGATTTTTTATTATTTTTCGACATTATTTCATCCTATGACACAAATGAGTGCATTTAATTTTTTAACCAAAAGAATAAACATCGGTATCATTTTGATTTCCTCTTTGATGATGTTTGTTGTGCTTAATCTTCCTTTTAAAGCAAAACCTTTTGGAGATGAGACCTTTCATATTGAAGCTAAAAATATGGCTCGTTATATAAAAGGAGATGTTGGTTATGATAAAGTCACGATTACAAAAGCGCCCGGCCCAATTCTTTTTTATACCATACCCTATATTATAGCTTCTTCGAGCGCTACAGACAATCAGCTTTGGGTTTATGCTACTGTGTTTACCTTTCTTATTGTTACCATTAGTTTATTGTTAATTTTTAGGATTGGATCATCTTTTTTTTCAAGGGAAGTTGGTCTTTTAGCCGTATTGCTCTTTTTTGTTTTTCCAATTCATTGTTATTATTCACTTGGAATTTTAGCCGAAGTTCCCGCATTTTTCTCTTTGACTGTAGCTCTTTACGGTTGGTTAATTGCATTTCAGAATCCGAATAAAATAAAAGGCTGGGTTTTACTGATTCTCGGTTTGTGGTTTCTGATTTTGAACCGGCCTAACACTATGCTGATTCTCGGTTTGGGCTTTTTAATTATTGCGTATTCCCTTTTCAGGAGAAAAGAGTTTTTTAAGAGCTATGGAAAAAAATTAGCGTTAACCTTTTGTACTGTTGGATTATTGAGTTTTGGCGTTGTGCAATTGGCAAAAGTCATCACTGGAACAAAGTCAAACGAAAGTCAGGAAGGTTTATTTTATTACGTTGCGCATCAGGGAAGGTTTCAGTTTAGAGAAGAGCCAACCGATTTTAGGTATTGGGAAAGCGATATAAGACCGGATAGTGATGATTATCAAAATTGGGGTAAAAGTGTTCACAAGTTGAATGCAATTGGGATAGAAACCCATCGTTCGCCCACTGAGGTTTATAGAAATTTTTTGATTAATGATGCATTAGAACATCCATTCTGGTTTACGCGACAGTTTTTTATCAAATGCTTTTATGGTCATGTGTATTTTATTAATAGTGTCAAACCCGAGAAATTTCATCTCGGTCCAATCCACGGAACAATCGGGTATTGGTTTGTTATTTTACTTATCAATTGCATTAACATAGCGCTCATTTTTGGTGCTTTACTGTTTTTATTTAAAGAAAAAAATCTCATAAACTATTGGCCATTTTGGGGAGTAATTCTAGCATTGTTAATTTTTCACGGATTGACTTATATGGAACCAAGATATATGTTTCCGTCAAGAGTAGCTTTATACCTTATGAGTGCTGCTGGTTTATATCGAATAAAATGGTTTCAAAATAAAGTTAACTTTATTGCTAAATTTGTCTTTCCAAATAAAATACCAACCAGCTAATGGAAACCAACCAAAAACCAATAATCGGAATTGTCTCTCCTTGTTATAACGAAGAGTTAGTATTGAATGAAACCTCGGCGCAATTAAACGAAATCATAAAGGATTTGGTTGCCCGAAATAGTATTTCAGAAAAGAGCTTTGTGGTTTTTATTGACGATGGAAGCAAGGACAAAACGTGGCATATTATAGAAGAAAAAGCATCGCAATTAACGCATGTCAAAGGCTTGAAATTAGCCGGAAATGTTGGGCATCAAAAAGCGCTGCTGGCAGGATTGCTGACTTTTAAAGATGAAGCCGATGCACTGATTTCTATCGATGCTGATTTGCAGGATGATGTTCGCGTGATTGAAGAAATGATTTTGAAGTTCAAATCAGGAACCGATGTGGTTTATGGCGTTCGAAAAGAAAGAAAGACAGATACTTTTTTCAAACGAAATACGGCTTTGCTTTTTTATAAGTTGATGAACATGATGAAAGTGAATGTTGTTCACAATCATGCCGATTATAGATTGTGTAGTAACAGAGTTTTGAAAGCGTTGGCCGAATTTGGTGAAGTTAATTTATTTCTTCGTGGAATCATACCAAGCATCGGTTTTAGCAATGATGTTGTTTATTACGACCGATTGGAACGCTTTGCCGGAGAATCTAAATATCCATTCCGAAAAATGGCAGCCTTTGCATGGAATGGCGTAACTTCTTTTAGTAATTACCCTTTGA is part of the Flavobacterium sangjuense genome and harbors:
- a CDS encoding glycosyltransferase family 2 protein, with the protein product METNQKPIIGIVSPCYNEELVLNETSAQLNEIIKDLVARNSISEKSFVVFIDDGSKDKTWHIIEEKASQLTHVKGLKLAGNVGHQKALLAGLLTFKDEADALISIDADLQDDVRVIEEMILKFKSGTDVVYGVRKERKTDTFFKRNTALLFYKLMNMMKVNVVHNHADYRLCSNRVLKALAEFGEVNLFLRGIIPSIGFSNDVVYYDRLERFAGESKYPFRKMAAFAWNGVTSFSNYPLKLVTIIGFAIFFLCLIMTGYALFSLYNGNVVPGWLSTVLPMYFLGGVQLFCFGILGEYIGKIYSEVKQRPRYFIDKRVD